A window of Ignavibacteriales bacterium genomic DNA:
TGAACCTGAAATGACCCCGTTTAAGATCAAAAAAACTCCGTTGATTAGAACCATTCCAAGGTAAAAGACAAGATACTTTTTGAATTGAACCTGATCACTGTGTGCTGCAATTGTGAGTAAAACGAGAATGAAAAAGATAAATAAGTTAAATGTTTCCTTAATAGACTCCCATGGTACTTGATTATTAATATATGATGGAATAGTCAAAATAAAATAGATTAATAGTGGAGCAACTATCGAACTTCGAAAATCATTGATCGAAATATTTTTAAATGTGATGATAAAGGATAATAAAAGCACCACTGGCAAGTAAGAAACCCAACTAAAACCGAATAGATATTCTTTAATGAAGAGAAGGATTATGATTAATAAGTATAGAAATTCGAATCTTAGAGTTAAAAATAGAACGATAGGAATACTTAAAATAAAAATAATTTTGGTTGGATTGCTTCCTATTGCTCCAAATAAAATAACAAGAGGAAACATTAAAAATAATATAACGACTAATTCAGTTTTGAAATTAGAAAAATTCAAGATATAACTTTTTACTATTCCCAATTTGGAATGCTAATTATTTCTCACGGTTAAATCTAAATAGCTCATTTCGAAGAATAATTAACTTATTGTTATTTGTATTTTTGAGAAGGTCTAGAATAAACCTGAAAATAGAAATAACGAAAACAATAAATACAGTAATTAATAATGTGAATATAGTTCTGGGAGGATAGCTTTTCTTTTCCGGAAATGAGGGTGAATCAATAACGCGAAGAATCGGAACAGACTTAATCTCTTCAAATCTTGCCTGCTCTAATAACGGAATAATAAACTGCAACATGGCAGTATTAATTTCTACATCTCTGAGAAATCTTAAGTAGGTTTTTGCATTTTTAGGTAAAGATTTTATCGGAAGAAAATAGAATTATCTTTATCTGAGGAAATAAGTTTTTCATACTCATTCCTATATTCATTTAATGAAGTTTCTGCTGTTAAAACTAAGGGTGAGTCTTTGCCCAATAAATTTTTAAGAATCGTGTACTCTGTTTCTTTAGTACTTAATTCCGCTTCAAGTTTAGAATAGTTCTCTATGATAGATTTTGTTTGATTTGTGACTTCAAGAAATCTACTACTTTCCTGAAATGCCTGTAACGTATTCTCGGAAGAAGCCAGTTTTTCTTGAATTTCTGAATATCGTGCTTCCAGAAATATTCTGTTTTCACGTGATTTTGCACTGTTCAATCTGATAACAGACTCATTAACCTCCTTAGTTATGAAATCAACAATCTCCATTGCAAGTTTGGCATCGCCGGCACGAACAGTGATCTGATAAGCTCCTTCTTCTGTTACCTCAGTTGTAATACTTGATCCTAAGATTTTAATAGCTTCTTCTTTACTTTCCAAATCATAATAATTTAGTAATTTAAAATTATCAATTACTTTTCAAGGTTTGTACGACTAAATATTATTGTGGTAAAAAAGATTGTAACTCTCAATCGAACTCATACCAGACAAACCAAAACCAGCAAAAGGTAAGTTAGAAATACTGCTGGCAATTGAAGAAAGCGGATTTGTTTGTGAATTCTCAACTGCAATAATTTTTGCTGTAGAATCATACTGCGGTGGAATGAAAAAAAATTAATGAATAGACAGATAGAAGAATAAGAAAGAAAGAAACCAAATAAAATTTTTTATTTCTATAAACTAAAATTAAATAGTCTAATAGTTCAATACCCTAATTTTCAGCCATCTTTTTAATGATTTTTATTTAATAATTTAAAAACTTTAATAAATAATAATAGTGATACGTATTGATATGTTAAAAATTAAAAAATCAGACTTAAATAAATAAGCTAATTTTCAATTTTAAAGGTTTATGGTGCATAAACCTGCAATAATTGATTTGACTTTATAAATATTTTTATTATTTTTAACCATTAAATATAAACAAAGAAAAGATTTTTTATAGTTCATTTGCTACTGGTCCTAAATAATTTTTATTTATTTAACAGAGTAGCAAAAGTTACGCCGATTTAGGGAACTTCTCTGGTCGGTTTTTTAATTTTATGGAACATCAATATTTAACAAGGAGTCAAAATAGGAAAATTCGATACTAACTTTTAGACATTCGCAATAATTTAAACGAAAGGAATGAAGCGATGAAAGAAATAAGAGCAAAAATCGAGAATCCTCTATCGGAGCTTATTAGCGACGATATTTTTGAACTCCTTAGCTCACGGATTGATTGATGAAAAATCCGTTCGTGATTATCAAATCAGAAAAAATTTAAGGTCTTCGCGCCAGTAAGATTTGTGCAGGGGATGCAATTGAAGCTTCAAGGAAGAATATCCTTACCTGCAATTTGATACGATAAGAAAAATCGTCTATCAAATAAATAAATAATTTAATCTTGATGAATAAACTTCATCAAGAAATTTTAGATGACTCTTTCAGAGGGTTCTCCCCTACCCTTTGAATTTTATGAGTCGAGCCCGGTGTTTCCCGACAGCGGGCTTTATCTATTTTTTAAGGAGTAATATGGCAAGCAAATAAAGAAGAAAATTCAAAAACGAATTAACGTTTCACCTTTTCATATTTATTTTAAAAAACAAATTACCTATTAATTGCGCCCGGCTCTATTTTGCTCTTACTTGGTTATTATGTAATGGGCAGCGGAGAATGGGACAGCAGTTCATCTCTGATTTTATCTCCGGTAATATTAATAGCAGCTTATGTTATTATTTTCCCATTATCTCTTTTCTTTAAAAAGAAGAAAGAGGAAATCAAAAGTGAATAAATAAATACTCAATCGCTTCACTAATCTAATCTATTCAATTGAGTAAATTAAGCTTTGAAGAATTAACTAACCTTTACACACTCCTTCCGTTGATGGAATCGATCCTGCTAAGATTCGTAACTTGTTAGCAAGATTCAAATCAACTGCGAGTATCTTATCCCAAAATAATAATACTACTCTTATCGAAGCTGAAGGAATTAGTACCACCCTTGCATCCAAAATTCAGAAGGCAGCCAGAAATAGAAATGAAATAAAAATTGAAGTAGAAAAAGAATTAACTCTCCTTCAAAAAAATTAATGAGAATTATCACCGTATGGGATGAAGATTATCCGGATTTGCTTAAAAAAAATTTATGACCCTCCGCTGCTTTTATATTATAAAGGGGAATTATTCAGAATCAGATAATTATTGCATCGCCATTGGGGAACACGGGGACCAACAAACTATGGAAAAGTTCGCCGAAAATCGTTTCTGAATTAGCTGCACAGGGAATTACAATTGTTAGCGGTCTTGCAAGGGAGTAGATTTAATCGCTCATAGAGCAGCTTTAAAAATGGTGGAAGAACAATCTCAGTTATCGGATCAGGATTAGATGTTATCTATCCACCGGAAAATAAAAAATTATTTGATGAAATAGCTGAGAAAGGATTAATCATCTCTGAATACATACTCAAGACGAAACCTGACGCACAAAATTTTCCCAGACGAAATAGAATTATTTCGGGATTAAGTCTTGGTTGTGTGATAATTGAAAGCGGCGCAGAAGGCGGGGCGATGCAAACTGCCCGATTTGCTCTTGATCAAAACCGGGAGGTTTTTGCCGTACCAGTAATCTTGGGATCCGTCAATCTGAAGGTACGAACTTGCTGATTCAAAGGGAGAGGCAAAGTTGATTCGCACAAGCGAGGACATCTTATTTGAATTAGAGTTGAAACTGAAAACCAGTCATCGGAAAAAATATTCCTAAACCACATGTTGACTTAAATATTTTGAGGAGAAAATTCTTTCCGTTATTTCCGAAAGTGCTGTCCAGATTGATAAAATTGCAGAGCTTACAAAATTTCAACATCGGATTGTCTCGTTCACTTACTATCTCTTGAATTTAAGGGGATGGCAAAACAGCTTCCCGGCAAAATGTTCAGTGCATTATAATTTTTTTTTCTGTAAATAAAATTCTGCCTGATCACCCTCTCCCGATTTGTTTAATTCCACAGTCTGCTTTTCAAAATCTTAAATCTCATTAGTCGAGAAAATGGATTTGTCTGGATTGACATAAAAAGATCTATCATCTATTAAAGGAATATTTCTTGAATACTGTTCCTCCCCAAAGCTGCCAGCTTCGCGAATCGTAGGTGATCGTTTTAATTTAAAATCCTGAAGCCAAGCTAATTTTCGATCGACTTTTTTGTATGCAAATACAAATGCCTTGGCGCATCCAGCGAACCCAGTTGCTTTTATAATGTCTGAATGCATAAGAATCACACACAGGAATTCTTAATAATAAAAATTTGTTTCTTTTAAAAGTGCGTGTGATTTTCTTCATTATTTTCAGAGCTTTTGGATGTGTTCAAATGAATGGTTAAACATAATAAAATCGAATTCGCTGTTTTAAATTAAAAAAATCTTGTTTTAAAATTTTTAAACCGTTGGGATATATAATTGTTTGCTCCATAAAAGGATCTATCCCAAGTAAGTTTTCTGAAACCGGATTCTTTCATTTTGTGAAGCAATATCCCCGTCCGCAAACCGACATCAAGTATAAAATCTTTCAGTTCAACACTTGCTCTTTTGAGTCTTGAAACATAAGTTGGAATCCCAAACTTCTTCAACAATATATTTCCTATAAAAGACGATTCACCCATTGCTGCTCTGTCACGATAATAATTTAGTCGCGCTTTTAATTTGCTTTCATGTTTCTGTAAGTAAGTAAAATAATTTGCGGTGATAGTGTTTGGAATAATCAGATGGGGGGTTGAGAATCTGAAGACAGCCGCACGAACTGCATTGAAGGTATTCAAACACTTCGCGCGTTCCGGAAAGACCATCTCGCGAACTTTTAAAATATTATTATCAGTTGAGTTGCCGCAAATTTCGCGTTTAAATCTACGATAGACTTTTTCTAGTACTTTTTCTTTTTCTTCCAGAGAAATTTTAGCCAC
This region includes:
- a CDS encoding DNA-processing protein DprA, which encodes MSVIGSGLDVIYPPENKKLFDEIAEKGLIISEYILKTKPDAQNFPRRNRIISGLSLGCVIIESGAEGGAMQTARFALDQNREVFAVPVILGSVNLKVRTC